The genomic interval GggctattgtcatatgcacaactacatgcatgcagaggtacaatgaaaaacatacagGCACACCTGCAGGTTAAAACTAATGAAGGTCTTAGTCTAGAGCCCCAAGTACAGAAGAATCAAATCTGAAGTGCAACTCTCCTATTCAGGAGCTCAAAACTCCAGCATTGTGCTAACTTGCCCCTTATATTAATTAACTATGTAAAATTAATAAGGAAATATTTTAAGAAGTATCTTTGCTGGACTGGCTTCAGCGATATAAGTAAACTACCAATATCATTAAATGCTCATTAAGTTGAGCAATTATAGTGATCAAATGGTCCAAATCAGTGGAATATAAGAATTAACTGTTTCATTTTAGATACAAAGATTTTTGTTAATTAGTAATGAGCACCTCCTCAAAGAGTTCCAAACTGTAGGTGTTATCATCATCGGCAAAATAAACAACACCCTCTGAAGAGTCATTTGGGCTCAGTCTGTCTCTCAGCCAGCGAAGGCCCAAGTTTCTTTGCAAGGTGCCTCTTGGAGCTCGTGATGATGACTTAGTGAGGCCCAACCTCATGCTCTTTGGGCTTTGAACGTtcaaatgagtgaaattcagtCCACTCTTTTCCAGCAGCAGTGCTACTAAACTGGTCCTCCGGGGAGAGTCCTCGACCACAATCCAATGCAAATTCTGTACATGGAGGAAAGTATTAGCCAGTCTGGTTAGTTCTGCTTTCTGTACAGGTCTGGTATAGGTTGGTGTTACGACATAGATGGTTGGCAAAGAGTGAGACCACTGAGGTGGCCTGGTGTAAACATATTCCAGTTTGATGAAGGTCTGAGTACGCACTGCCTGCTGGTGAATACAGACATCTTGTTCCTCCTTGCTATGTGAGCTGTTGGTTAGTGCTCTTTTTGTTCCATTGTCTGGCTCCTCTGAAAAGGAAACAGTAGAAGATATTCAAATGTATTTATTAAGGTCTTGTGTCAATCAATAAACAGTATAATTGGTGGAATATCTTTCACTAAACCCAAGTTTATTGAGAGTACGAGAGCTGTTCTTTCTCATGTTAACGTGCAATCTGTAACATattcagtgcaaaacaaaaactaatCCATAATCTGATGAGGGATATTACTGATTTGTCAGAGCAATATAAAATACGTGAACATCAGGGCCTTTAAAAAGAAAGTTTGCATCTTCCATGATGCTTCATTTTACATTCAATTTAGAAATTCTGAAGTGTATTCACCGATGTAATCTAGAAAATGCAATAGTCAATTTGTtacttggctactgtaaattactcctcagtatagataagtggcaaaagaattaaagtggAGCTGATGGGCACAAGAGAGAGAATGAGCTGCAGGAGTACAAGAAGaggagaaatgggactgatgggttgCTTTTCTGTGATCCAGAATGATGGGAAAAATGGCCTTGTCCTGTATTATTATAAGTAAATAAATTCTCCCTCTCTTCTTGAATATTTCCTTGTATCCATTTCTGATTGCTGGGAAGAGCTCTGGACATACATATCTATGGAGTCTAAGGTGGCTACAATCCTTTCAGATAGGAAGGAGGCAATGGGAATACAAAACACATCTGGATGGAACAAACGTCTCAGCTGAAGAGCTGCTGTGTAATGCATCCTCTATAGTGTTATCTATGTATGCGTCAGCAGGGGATGCCAGAGATACTGGAATGAAAGAGAACAAAGAATTGAAACAGACTCACTCTCCAATATTTTAGAACTATCTCTTATTAGGATCATTAACTTATTGCGGGCATTAGCTGTGACagagccattttttaaaataaaaacacaggaaGAACTTACAGCTTACTTATTAATGTAACTAAAATAATTATGTAATAAGTATTACTATTACTTATTAGTCTAGGAATATTAAATCTGAAACAGTTCTAGCAGAtcagaaggtagcaaatgtattATCAGTAAAACAATGGCGAGAGATAGAACTATAAATCCGTGAGCCTGAGTTCAGCTGTTTTGAAATACTGGAATACATTATTAATGATTCAACAGGGTATTTGAAAAACCATTATATGATCAGGGAGTgacaatatggttttatgaaattgTATGATTATTACAGCAGATCCTATGTTAGTTTTAGGTAGAGAAACtccatcagtcctgttcccccaCACTTTCCCAATAGCCCAATAAATTGGTCTCTCTCATGTGTCTATCCATTCTCTTTTGAAatccctgattgattctgtttctgccACCCCTATGGACTGTGATTTCATGATCATGAAATTCTTTACCTTGAAGatttttcctcacatttcccttgtatcttctgcccagaatTTTATATATGTGCCCTCAGTCCTTGAAACTTATGGAAACATCTTCCCTCTATTTCCCCTGTCACGTTAtcatgcaggtacaacaaacaGATAGCAAGGTGGGAAACTGAACAAGGCACAGCCATAATACTGAAAAGTGGAACATTTCAAAGGACCATATTTGttacttcaatttttattttgtatgtatGAAAGATGATCCAGGTTTAAACCAGTAAATGGTAACTTTAGTGTTGATGTCAGGATGTTAGGATTCTTGCAGAGATGAAtacacaaataaaacagaaaatgctggaaaacatctCCAGCCTCCATGGAGAGTGAAACTATTAACACTTCGGGTCTGGGACTCCTT from Pristis pectinata isolate sPriPec2 chromosome 4, sPriPec2.1.pri, whole genome shotgun sequence carries:
- the LOC127569910 gene encoding galactosylgalactosylxylosylprotein 3-beta-glucuronosyltransferase 1-like; the protein is MPRRRNLLTAILIVLPWTILLTIWHQNSRDFYFAVKRKEPDNGTKRALTNSSHSKEEQDVCIHQQAVRTQTFIKLEYVYTRPPQWSHSLPTIYVVTPTYTRPVQKAELTRLANTFLHVQNLHWIVVEDSPRRTSLVALLLEKSGLNFTHLNVQSPKSMRLGLTKSSSRAPRGTLQRNLGLRWLRDRLSPNDSSEGVVYFADDDNTYSLELFEEMRFTKKVSVWPVAFVGGLLYESPKVNTAGKVVGWKTVFDPNRPFAIDMAGFAINVKLILKKSSANFQLYGVKGGYQETSLLRELVTLKELEPKASNCTKILVWHTRTEKPVLINEGKNGFTDPRVEV